A region of Paenibacillus sp. 37 DNA encodes the following proteins:
- a CDS encoding Ppx/GppA phosphatase family protein has product MTRTNETLGIIDIGSNSIRLVIYELDQDAAYRIIHEDKYAARLSSVVEPDGTILRHSLDKAITILRQFKATCEAYQTKLIRAAATAAIRNASNVLEIIEWLETETGLTIECVSGDREAYYGFLGVTQSIDLADGYVVDIGGGSTEITVFQNRKRLHSISLPIGAVNSHARYGGEDQWTEENANALCNEVIEALRGQDWIREHPGLPLIGLGGTMRTLAKVEQKRTQYSLPVSHHYEISEEAMENIARTLPHFTSAQRKKVPGLAKDRADIIVPGVLILRTIFQLIQGDRYVVSGAGLRDGLLRDYMAGGQPVVPDALKDSIRNFIHFGPPIPEKRLQRIHQDMVTLYTALQGTPPDQADARILYASSMLHMAGKQINYFRYTQHSAYWIMNSSIYGLSHRETILSASAADYHPKKRTPQLLNKHRDILKNSDERHAHRIGSLLRVAEAINRSESIAAIEATKENDSLQVQFTCTAEPLLELDGLEEAVKDLKEAWGVTLTHSIQQASKG; this is encoded by the coding sequence ATGACACGTACTAATGAAACCTTAGGAATTATTGATATCGGCTCGAACTCCATTCGTCTAGTTATATATGAACTGGATCAGGATGCAGCCTATCGCATCATTCATGAAGACAAATACGCTGCTCGTCTGAGCAGCGTTGTTGAGCCGGATGGTACCATCCTTCGCCACTCTTTGGATAAAGCCATCACCATCTTGCGTCAATTCAAAGCGACCTGTGAAGCGTATCAGACCAAACTGATTCGCGCAGCAGCTACCGCAGCTATTCGTAATGCAAGCAATGTCCTGGAGATTATTGAATGGCTGGAGACCGAGACGGGGCTTACCATTGAATGTGTATCGGGAGATCGGGAGGCCTATTATGGGTTCCTTGGTGTCACTCAATCCATTGATCTGGCTGATGGTTACGTCGTGGATATTGGAGGCGGCAGCACAGAGATCACGGTCTTTCAGAATCGGAAGAGGTTACATAGCATCTCCCTCCCTATTGGTGCAGTGAATTCACATGCCCGTTATGGGGGCGAAGATCAGTGGACCGAGGAAAATGCAAATGCATTATGCAACGAAGTCATTGAGGCTCTCCGTGGACAGGATTGGATTCGTGAGCACCCTGGTCTGCCACTCATCGGACTTGGCGGCACAATGCGTACACTTGCCAAAGTGGAACAGAAGCGTACCCAGTATTCTTTGCCTGTGAGCCATCATTATGAGATCAGTGAGGAAGCGATGGAGAATATTGCTCGCACCTTGCCACATTTCACCTCAGCACAGCGTAAAAAGGTACCTGGGCTCGCCAAAGATCGCGCAGACATCATTGTGCCCGGCGTACTGATCCTGCGAACCATCTTCCAGTTAATACAGGGAGATCGTTATGTGGTTAGTGGTGCGGGTCTACGAGACGGGTTGTTGCGTGATTACATGGCTGGAGGTCAGCCGGTCGTTCCAGACGCGCTGAAAGACAGTATCCGCAACTTTATCCATTTTGGTCCGCCTATTCCAGAGAAACGTCTGCAACGGATTCATCAGGATATGGTTACCCTGTATACGGCATTACAAGGTACCCCTCCTGATCAAGCAGATGCCCGAATCCTGTATGCATCCTCCATGCTGCACATGGCAGGTAAGCAGATTAACTATTTCCGTTATACACAGCACTCGGCCTATTGGATCATGAATTCAAGCATCTATGGACTTTCTCATCGGGAGACCATTCTAAGTGCCAGTGCAGCTGATTATCATCCAAAAAAAAGAACGCCCCAGCTGCTGAATAAGCACCGGGACATTCTGAAAAACTCGGATGAGCGGCATGCTCATCGTATTGGCTCTCTGCTGCGCGTAGCTGAAGCCATCAATCGATCCGAAAGCATCGCTGCGATTGAAGCAACAAAAGAAAACGACTCGCTGCAGGTGCAATTCACCTGTACAGCTGAGCCGTTACTGGAACTTGATGGCCTGGAAGAGGCCGTCAAGGATCTGAAGGAAGCCTGGGGAGTTACGTTAACGCACTCCATTCAGCAGGCTTCCAAGGGATAA
- the ppk1 gene encoding polyphosphate kinase 1, giving the protein MHRDVKTGNYVNRDLSWVEFNRRVLQEAQDPTTPLLERMRFLGIVASNLDEFVSVRVAETKEKIKAGFTQKDFTGYTPSGLYRRLIKRTGTMVAEQYKTYRELIRLLAKKGVNIQEYTDLNVTQQRAMDQYFHEIIFPVLTPMAIDQSRPFPLVHNKSVYLSVMLQKEGEQEGEPFMAIVQVPSNLPRVVQAPIRANSKKKTFILIEDLIKHHIHTLFSGYISLAAQEFRVTRNADLFINEEEAEDLLEAIEKELRRRRRGAPVRLEVCKDFRPDALLELQDEFDIQDPVYEIDGPLDLSFLAGFVDSLESFSHLKYSPVKPVYPLEFLPRESHFELLRKRDVLVHHPYESFEPVTDFILEASEDPRVLAIKMTLYRVNGDSRLIPALALAAESGKQVTVVVELKARFDEERNIAWARKLEKAGCHVVYGLVGLKTHAKIILVVRREQQGLRRYVHVGTGNYNESTAKVYTDVGLFTSNPIIGEDASELFNEITGYSGPKALQAFRVAPDGMKDELFALIRRETEHALKGKPSRIIAKINSLSHQEMIDELYEASQAGVQIDLIVRGVCCLRPGVEGLSENIRVISIVDRFLEHSRLFYFENSGNPDVFISSADWMTRNLNRRIELMCPVFDPELKKMLVDILNLSLMDNVKARELMPGGNYVFVKNEKPPLRSQTEAMGIIPWKPAEWSALT; this is encoded by the coding sequence ATGCATAGAGACGTCAAAACAGGTAACTACGTTAATCGTGATTTGAGTTGGGTTGAATTTAATCGGCGCGTACTTCAGGAGGCCCAGGATCCAACAACGCCTCTGCTGGAACGCATGAGATTTCTCGGCATTGTCGCTAGTAATCTGGACGAGTTCGTCAGTGTAAGGGTGGCAGAGACAAAAGAGAAGATCAAGGCCGGATTCACGCAAAAAGATTTTACAGGATACACGCCTTCGGGATTGTACCGCAGATTGATCAAACGAACCGGGACCATGGTCGCCGAACAGTATAAAACGTATCGTGAACTCATTCGTCTACTCGCCAAGAAAGGCGTGAACATTCAGGAATATACAGATCTTAATGTGACACAGCAGCGCGCAATGGACCAATACTTTCATGAGATTATTTTTCCGGTACTCACACCGATGGCGATTGACCAGAGTCGTCCGTTCCCACTGGTACACAACAAGTCTGTCTATCTGTCCGTGATGTTACAGAAGGAAGGGGAGCAAGAGGGCGAGCCGTTTATGGCTATTGTTCAGGTACCTTCCAATCTGCCGCGGGTAGTTCAGGCTCCCATTCGGGCGAATAGCAAAAAGAAAACATTCATATTGATTGAAGATCTTATCAAACATCATATCCATACGCTCTTCAGCGGATATATCTCGCTTGCTGCACAGGAGTTCCGAGTGACCCGCAATGCGGATCTGTTCATTAATGAAGAAGAAGCGGAAGATCTGCTTGAGGCTATTGAAAAAGAATTGCGACGCAGACGCCGCGGGGCTCCTGTACGACTGGAAGTCTGCAAGGATTTTCGTCCGGATGCCTTATTGGAATTGCAGGATGAATTTGATATTCAGGACCCGGTATATGAAATTGATGGACCACTCGATCTGAGTTTTCTGGCGGGATTCGTAGACAGTCTGGAAAGTTTCTCACATCTGAAATACAGTCCGGTGAAGCCAGTCTACCCACTTGAGTTTCTCCCAAGAGAAAGTCATTTTGAGTTGCTGCGCAAACGCGATGTACTGGTGCATCATCCATACGAATCGTTTGAACCAGTCACTGATTTTATATTGGAGGCTTCGGAAGATCCAAGAGTTCTGGCTATCAAGATGACATTATATCGGGTCAATGGCGATTCACGCCTTATTCCGGCACTTGCACTTGCCGCTGAGAGTGGTAAGCAGGTCACGGTGGTGGTGGAATTGAAAGCCCGGTTTGATGAAGAGCGTAACATTGCTTGGGCCCGTAAGCTGGAGAAGGCCGGATGTCACGTGGTTTATGGACTGGTTGGACTCAAGACCCATGCCAAAATCATTCTTGTCGTACGCAGGGAACAGCAGGGGCTGAGACGTTATGTTCATGTAGGAACCGGTAACTATAATGAGAGTACAGCCAAAGTGTATACGGACGTGGGACTGTTCACCTCTAATCCGATTATTGGGGAAGATGCATCCGAATTGTTCAATGAGATTACCGGATACTCCGGTCCGAAGGCATTGCAGGCGTTCCGCGTAGCTCCGGATGGTATGAAGGATGAGTTGTTTGCACTGATTCGTAGAGAAACGGAGCACGCGCTGAAAGGGAAACCTTCCAGAATCATTGCCAAGATCAACTCCTTATCCCATCAGGAAATGATTGATGAATTATACGAGGCTTCTCAAGCCGGCGTGCAGATCGATCTGATTGTGCGTGGTGTATGTTGTCTGCGTCCGGGGGTAGAGGGGCTCAGTGAGAATATTCGGGTCATTAGCATTGTGGATCGTTTTCTGGAGCATTCACGGTTGTTTTATTTTGAAAATAGCGGCAACCCGGATGTATTCATCTCCAGTGCAGACTGGATGACACGTAACCTGAATCGAAGAATTGAACTGATGTGTCCCGTGTTCGATCCAGAGCTGAAGAAAATGCTGGTCGATATTCTTAATCTGTCCCTTATGGATAATGTCAAAGCCAGAGAGCTTATGCCTGGTGGCAATTATGTATTTGTAAAAAATGAAAAGCCCCCGCTGAGAAGTCAGACGGAGGCCATGGGTATTATCCCTTGGAAGCCTGCTGAATGGAGTGCGTTAACGTAA
- a CDS encoding arabinogalactan endo-beta-1,4-galactanase, which produces MFKNVRGFKTSIMLAFVLLFTSILLPAGQHASAAPSFAKGADISWVPGMEAQGYKWKDKNGVQRDIIDILKKDYQINSVRIRVFVNPSNDYGNGYMNKDRAATLAQRAKNAGMSVMLTLHYSDSWADPGQQTKPAAWKNYTFQQLMDAVWNHTRDVMTAMQSKGVTPDWVQIGNETSNGMLWEDGKASTNMKNYAWLVNTGHNAVKSLSSGTKTIVHLAGGDDNALYVWNIGGLINNGANFDMIAMSLYPSASGWNTAVTNTVNNAKDMINRYGKEIIISEIGMDNNQAAAGKSFVAAMKNQIRNLPNGKGKGVFYWEPQATPGYNGGYGKGAWQSNMMPTAVMEGFID; this is translated from the coding sequence ATGTTCAAAAATGTAAGGGGTTTCAAGACATCCATCATGTTGGCTTTTGTTTTGTTATTCACCTCCATCCTGTTGCCCGCAGGTCAGCATGCCAGCGCAGCACCAAGTTTCGCCAAAGGAGCCGACATCAGTTGGGTTCCCGGAATGGAAGCCCAAGGGTACAAATGGAAAGATAAAAACGGAGTTCAGCGTGACATCATTGATATTTTGAAAAAAGACTATCAAATCAACTCCGTCCGCATTCGGGTATTCGTTAATCCTTCGAATGATTATGGGAACGGTTACATGAATAAGGATCGTGCGGCTACACTCGCACAGCGTGCCAAGAATGCCGGCATGAGTGTAATGCTTACCCTGCACTACAGCGATTCCTGGGCAGACCCTGGTCAACAAACTAAACCTGCTGCCTGGAAAAACTATACGTTCCAACAGCTCATGGATGCGGTATGGAACCACACTCGTGATGTCATGACGGCGATGCAGAGCAAAGGCGTTACCCCGGACTGGGTACAGATCGGGAATGAAACAAGCAACGGCATGTTATGGGAAGATGGCAAAGCATCCACCAACATGAAAAACTATGCGTGGCTGGTGAATACAGGCCATAATGCAGTAAAATCCCTGAGCAGCGGTACCAAAACCATTGTGCATCTCGCAGGTGGAGATGATAACGCCCTCTATGTATGGAATATTGGTGGTTTGATCAATAACGGAGCTAACTTTGACATGATCGCCATGTCCCTCTATCCTTCAGCTTCCGGCTGGAACACCGCTGTGACGAATACGGTAAACAATGCCAAGGATATGATCAACCGTTATGGCAAAGAGATCATCATCTCCGAAATTGGCATGGACAATAACCAAGCTGCAGCTGGAAAAAGTTTTGTTGCCGCGATGAAAAACCAAATCCGCAATTTGCCAAACGGCAAAGGAAAAGGTGTATTCTACTGGGAGCCTCAGGCTACACCAGGGTACAATGGCGGCTATGGCAAAGGCGCATGGCAGTCTAATATGATGCCAACGGCGGTCATGGAAGGATTTATTGACTAG